The window ATGTTCGCCTCGGTCCAGGCGCGCGACCAGTTGTCGAAGTGGAGCGAGTCGGGCAGCGCCCACGGCGAACTGAAGATGTCCTTGTCCGTCTTGAACGAGGTCATCACCGCCCAGAGCAGCGGCAGCACGACCATGAACGCCCAGAGGACGAGGAAGCCGTGCGAGAAGATGTTGAGGGTCCTGCCGGTGGCCTTCTCCCGCGGCGCGGACACGGACACCGACTTGGTGACGGGCGCCCTCTCCCCGGTGGTCTCGGCGGGGGGAGGCGTGTCGGTCGTCTTCACTCGTGGCCTCCTCGCGGCTCGGTGAGCTCGGTCTGCATCAGTACTCCAGCCGCTCGCGCCGGCCCAGCTTCATCACGACCGCCACGAACAGCAGCGTCACGACGAGCAGGGCGACACCGATCGTCGTCGCGTAGGCGGCCTGACCGTCGCGGAACGCCTTCTGGTAGACGTACAGCGGCAGGACGGTCGTCGAGTAGTCGGGACCGCCGCCGTTCGGGCCCACGGTCATGATCTGCACGACCGCGAAGGACTCGGCACCGAGCGCCAGGATGCCCACGTAGGCCCAGCCGGACTGCACGGTGTCCCAGAGCAGCGGCAGGGTGATCTTGAAGAACGTCGTGACGCGGTTCGCGCCGTCCAGCAGCGCGGCCTCGTAGTAGTCCTTGGGAATGGAGGCCATTCCCGCGGAGAAGAGCACCACGAAGAATCCGACGGTGCACCAGACGAGGACCGCGAAGACGCACCACAGGGCGAGGTCGGGGTCACCGAGCCAGTCCGGCTGGACGCTGTCCAGACCCACCGCCTTCAAAGCGGAGTTGATCGCACCGCTGTTGGGGTTGTAGGCGAACTGGAACAGCAGGGCGACGATCGCGATCGACAGCACCTGGGGAAAGAAGTAGACCACCTTGTAGAAGGACGAGCCGCGGACTCCGGAGATGGCGGCATTCTTCCGGCGCATTCCGCCGACATTGAGCATGAAGGCGAAGAAGAGCGCCATGGTGAGTGTCACCAACGGCAGCAGCAGGACGAACAGCACGCTGTGCTGCAACGACTTCCAGAAGACCTCGTCGTCGAGCATTCGCGTG of the Streptomyces aurantiacus genome contains:
- a CDS encoding carbohydrate ABC transporter permease → MQHGKYRFIVGFLTAPLAIYGLFVIWPFVQSIYYSFTDWSGLSPEFKMVGFKNYTRMLDDEVFWKSLQHSVLFVLLLPLVTLTMALFFAFMLNVGGMRRKNAAISGVRGSSFYKVVYFFPQVLSIAIVALLFQFAYNPNSGAINSALKAVGLDSVQPDWLGDPDLALWCVFAVLVWCTVGFFVVLFSAGMASIPKDYYEAALLDGANRVTTFFKITLPLLWDTVQSGWAYVGILALGAESFAVVQIMTVGPNGGGPDYSTTVLPLYVYQKAFRDGQAAYATTIGVALLVVTLLFVAVVMKLGRRERLEY